One Globicephala melas chromosome 4, mGloMel1.2, whole genome shotgun sequence genomic window carries:
- the PLAAT1 gene encoding phospholipase A and acyltransferase 1 isoform X2, which produces MSGGQCAWVCTAQFSTRKKGPVSYSMPEYLTGHSSEPGACVRLNHRMAFNDCFSLNYPGNPQPGDLIEVFRPGYQHWALYLGDGYVINIAPLDDGISASFTSAKSVFSRKALVKMQLLKDVVGNDTYRINNKYDGTYPPLPVEEVMQRSEFVAGQEVEYDLLVNNCEHFVTLLRYGEGVSEQVLMKMV; this is translated from the exons ATGA GTGGAGGCCAGTGTGCCTGGGTCTGCACAGCACAGTTCAGCACAAGGAAGAAAGGTCCTGTGTCCTACAGTATGCCTGAATATCTGACTGGACACTCATCTGAGCCTGGAGCTTGTGTCCGCTTAAATCACAGA ATGGCGTTTAATGATTGCTTTAGTTTGAACTATCCTGGCAACCCTCAGCCAGGTGATTTGATTGAAGTGTTTCGTCCTGGCTATCAACACTGGGCACTGTACTTGGGTGATGGGTATGTTATCAACATAGCACCTCTAG ACGATGGCATTTCTGCATCGTTTACAAGCGCCAAGTCTGTATTCAGCAGAAAGGCCCTGGTGAAGATGCAGCTTTTGAAGGATGTTGTGGGAAATGACACATACAGAATAAACAATAAATACGATGGAACATACCCACCACTCCCCGTGGAAGAAGTCATGCAACGGTCAGAGTTTGTTGCTGGACAGGAGGTGGAGTATGACTTACTTGTCAACAACTGTGAGCATTTTGTGACTTTGCTCCGCTATGGAGAAGGAGTTTCAGAGCAG GTTCTGATGAAGATGGTGTAG
- the PLAAT1 gene encoding phospholipase A and acyltransferase 1 isoform X1, producing the protein MSGGQCAWVCTAQFSTRKKGPVSYSMPEYLTGHSSEPGACVRLNHRMAFNDCFSLNYPGNPQPGDLIEVFRPGYQHWALYLGDGYVINIAPLDDGISASFTSAKSVFSRKALVKMQLLKDVVGNDTYRINNKYDGTYPPLPVEEVMQRSEFVAGQEVEYDLLVNNCEHFVTLLRYGEGVSEQANRAISTIGFVAAAAGAFSFLGLFPKRLRAKYY; encoded by the exons ATGA GTGGAGGCCAGTGTGCCTGGGTCTGCACAGCACAGTTCAGCACAAGGAAGAAAGGTCCTGTGTCCTACAGTATGCCTGAATATCTGACTGGACACTCATCTGAGCCTGGAGCTTGTGTCCGCTTAAATCACAGA ATGGCGTTTAATGATTGCTTTAGTTTGAACTATCCTGGCAACCCTCAGCCAGGTGATTTGATTGAAGTGTTTCGTCCTGGCTATCAACACTGGGCACTGTACTTGGGTGATGGGTATGTTATCAACATAGCACCTCTAG ACGATGGCATTTCTGCATCGTTTACAAGCGCCAAGTCTGTATTCAGCAGAAAGGCCCTGGTGAAGATGCAGCTTTTGAAGGATGTTGTGGGAAATGACACATACAGAATAAACAATAAATACGATGGAACATACCCACCACTCCCCGTGGAAGAAGTCATGCAACGGTCAGAGTTTGTTGCTGGACAGGAGGTGGAGTATGACTTACTTGTCAACAACTGTGAGCATTTTGTGACTTTGCTCCGCTATGGAGAAGGAGTTTCAGAGCAG GCCAACCGAGCAATAAGTACCATTGGGTTTGTGGCAGCTGCCGCTGGTGCcttctctttccttggcttgtttCCAAAAAGACTAAGAGCAAAATACTATTAA
- the PLAAT1 gene encoding phospholipase A and acyltransferase 1 isoform X3 has translation MAFNDCFSLNYPGNPQPGDLIEVFRPGYQHWALYLGDGYVINIAPLDDGISASFTSAKSVFSRKALVKMQLLKDVVGNDTYRINNKYDGTYPPLPVEEVMQRSEFVAGQEVEYDLLVNNCEHFVTLLRYGEGVSEQANRAISTIGFVAAAAGAFSFLGLFPKRLRAKYY, from the exons ATGGCGTTTAATGATTGCTTTAGTTTGAACTATCCTGGCAACCCTCAGCCAGGTGATTTGATTGAAGTGTTTCGTCCTGGCTATCAACACTGGGCACTGTACTTGGGTGATGGGTATGTTATCAACATAGCACCTCTAG ACGATGGCATTTCTGCATCGTTTACAAGCGCCAAGTCTGTATTCAGCAGAAAGGCCCTGGTGAAGATGCAGCTTTTGAAGGATGTTGTGGGAAATGACACATACAGAATAAACAATAAATACGATGGAACATACCCACCACTCCCCGTGGAAGAAGTCATGCAACGGTCAGAGTTTGTTGCTGGACAGGAGGTGGAGTATGACTTACTTGTCAACAACTGTGAGCATTTTGTGACTTTGCTCCGCTATGGAGAAGGAGTTTCAGAGCAG GCCAACCGAGCAATAAGTACCATTGGGTTTGTGGCAGCTGCCGCTGGTGCcttctctttccttggcttgtttCCAAAAAGACTAAGAGCAAAATACTATTAA